The Equus quagga isolate Etosha38 chromosome 2, UCLA_HA_Equagga_1.0, whole genome shotgun sequence genome has a window encoding:
- the TSPAN3 gene encoding tetraspanin-3, which yields MGQCGITSSKTVLVFLNLIFWGAAGILCYVGAYVFITYDDYDHFFEDVYTLIPAVVIIAVGALLFIIGLIGCCATIRESRCGLATFVIILLLVFVTEVVVVVLGYIYRAKVENEVDRSIQKVYKTYNGTNPDAASRAIDYVQRQLHCCGIHNYSDWENTDWFKETKNQSVPLSCCRETAGSCNGSLAHPSDLYAEGCEALVVKKLQEIMMHVIWAALAFAAIQLLGMLCACIVLCRRSRDPAYELLITGGTYA from the exons ATGGGCCAGTGCggcatcacctcctccaagacCGTGCTGGTGTTTCTCAACCTCATCTTCTGG GGGGCAGCTGGCATTTTATGCTACGTGGGAGCCTATGTCTTCATCACTTATGATGACTATGACCACTTCTTTGAAGATGTGTATACTCTCATCCCTGCTGTTGTGATCATAGCTGTAGGAGCCCTGCTTTTCATTATTGGGCTAATTGGCTGCTGTGCCACAATCCGGGAAAGCCGCTGCGGACTCGCCACA TTTGTCATCATCCTACTCTTGGTTTTTGTCACAGAAGTTGTGGTAGTGGTTTTGGGATACATTTACAGAGCAAAG GTGGAAAATGAGGTTGATCGCAGCATTCAAAAAGTGTATAAAACCTACAATGGAACCAACCCTGATGCTGCTAGCCGGGCTATTGATTATGTACAGAGACAG CTGCACTGTTGTGGAATTCACAACTATTCAGATTGGGAAAATACAGACTGgttcaaagaaaccaaaaaccaGAGTGTCCCTCTTAGCTGCTGCAGAGAGACCGCCGGCAGCTGTAATGGCAGTCTGGCCCACCCCTCTGACCTCTATGCCGAG GGGTGTGAGGCTTTAGTTGTGAAGAAGCTACAGGAAATCATGATGCATGTTATCTGGGCAGCGCTGGCATTTGCAGCTATTCAG CTGCTGGGCATGCTGTGTGCATGCATTGTATTGTGCAGAAGGAGTAGAGATCCTGCTTATGAACTGCTCATCACCGGCGGAACCTACGCGTAG